The genomic interval GGTCTATGAGCTGGCGCGCAAGCGCTGAGCGGGCCGGTAGGTCGAGACGCTCACCGAGGCCGTCACTTCGAGCGACTCCGGCAGCGCCGTGAGATCGCGGCTGTCGTCGTGGAATGCGGAGGGGCCCATTCCGACGACATGCGCGACATCGGCGCGATCGAGTTTCATCGGGTAATCGACGACGACGCGCTCCAGGAGTTCGAAATGCCCGGCCATCGATTCGCCGAGCCTGCGGTCCTTGTCCGGGTCCACCGTCACCATGCCCAGCGGGCCCACCAGTTCACCCAGATGCCGGGCGGTGGGGGTGGCCACGACGAAACGGCCATCGGCGCGCAGAACTCGCGCGACCTCGGCGGGGTTGCGCGGGGCGAACACCGACACGACCCGGTGCGTCGTATCGTCGCGCAGCGGTAGCCCGCGCCAGGCGTCGGCGAGGATCGCCGCGGCACGGGGATGAGCGCGCGCGGAACGCCGGGCAGCGGCCTTGGCCACATCCAGCGCGATGCCACGAGCCGCGGGGGCGGCGTCGAGTGCGCGGGCCAGGTAGTAACCGGTGCCCGCGCCGATTTCCAGGACGACGGCCGCCGGTTCGGCGGCCGGTGCGAGAGCGGCGGCCACCGCGTCGGCGATGGGCGCGAAGTGTCCGCCGCCCTGGAAGGCGGCGCGGGCGTCCAGCATCGCTGGGGTGTCGCCGGTCATCTTGGTCGAAGCGCCGGTCAGCAGGCTGACATAGCCCTGCTTGGCGAGGTCGAAGCTATGGCCCTGCCCACAGCGCAGCGACCGGTCCTGCGGCGTCAAGGCGAGGCCGCATTCCGGGCAGGCCAGTAGGCCGGCCAGCTCAGCGAGTACGCGCCTAGCTGGTGACACTCTTCAGTTCGTCACCGAGCGCCGCCGCCTCATCCGGCGTGAGTTCGACGACCAGACGCCCGCCACCCTCGAGTGGAACCCGCATCACGATTCCACGCCCTTCTTTGGTTGCCTCGAGGGGACCGTCCCCGGTGCGGGGCTTCATGGCCGCCATCCTCTGCTCCCTCCAGATCTGCGCGGTATTCCTGCGCACTTTCTTGGAACTCCAGTTGTCACCAACTAGCGAGCCCGCCGGCATTTGGCGAGCTACACCGCACCTATTCTTCCCTATCGCCGTTGTGCACGGATACCTGAGTTCGAAATGTGACCACGGGGCCACTGTCGGGCACGTCACGTTTCACCCAGCAATCGGCCAGATGATCGTCCACCATTCCGGTCGCCTGCATCAGCGCGTAGGCCGTGGTGGGTCCGACGAAACGGAATCCGCGGCGCTTCAATTCTTTTGCCAGAGCGACGGATTCGGCTGTGATGGCGGGCACGTCGGCGACGCTTCGCGGACGCGGGCGCGGGGCCGGTGCGAAGGACCAGAGCAGCTCGTCCAGACCGATATCGAGATCGCCGGCAACCCGGGCGTTCGCGATCACCGCGTCGATCTTGAGACGGTTCCGGACGATGCCTTCGTCGGCCATCAGCCGGGCGATGTCCGCGTCGCCGAATCGGGCCACCCGCGCGATCTCGAAACCGGCGAAGGCCGCGCGGAAAGCGGGCCGTTTCCGCAGAATCGTGATCCACGACAGACCCGACTGAAATGCCTCCAGGCTCAGCCGCTCGAACAGCGCGTCGTCGCCGCGCACCGGCTTACCCCACTCGTGATCGTGGTATTCGCGGTAGAGCGTGGAGCCTTCGGCCCAGGGGCAACGGAAACGCCCGTCGGGGGCGAGTTCGACGCTCACTGCTTGTCGAGCGGCGGCTGGTCTTCCGAGCCGCGCGGCTCGGGCATGGGTACCGACATCGGCCGCGGCGGCCCCACCGCCGCCGGTGCGGCGGTGTCCTGCCTGAGCAACGGTTGCGGATCGGGCTGCACCGGGTGGTTGTTATGGGTGGTTTGCCGCGGCGGGGCGTACCCCCGGGCGCGCGCCAGCTCCACCTGTAACTCATCGATCCGCGCGGCGAGGCGGGCCAGCGCCCAGTCCACCTCACCGGCTTTGTAACCGCGCAGCACCTGCTGGAAGCGCAACGCGCGCACGTCCGCCCCGCTGATGCCCTCGGCGGGCAGCACCGTAGCGGTGGTGCCCTCGGGCAGCGGGCCTAGTTCCTCGCCGCGGCCGAACACCGCGCTCGCCAGGAGGAACAGCACGGCGGCCACGAGGCCGACGATCAGCACGTACAGAAGCAGCGTGAGCATGTGTCGAGCTTATTGGGCGGGGATGACAAACGGGTATGTGCTACCCGGCGGAAATCGGTCCTCGCGTTCGGCTTACAGGTGGCGGGTGGTGTCGATACCGAGCGACATGCCCGCCAAGCCACGGCGGCGGACGGCGAGCTTGTCCGCGACTTCGAGCAGCGCCTTGGCCGCGGGACTTTCCGGGTTGCGCAGGACGATGGGGGTGCCTTCGTCGCCCGCTTCGCGCAACTCCTGCTCGATCGGGATCTGGCCGAGCAGCGGCACCGACGCGCCGACCGCGCGGGTGAGGTTGTCGGCGACGATCTGGCCGCCGCCGGACCCGTAGAGATCCATGCGCGAACCGTCGGGCAGGTCCATCCAGGACATGTTCTCCACGACACCCGCGATCCGCTGCCGGGTTTGCAGCGCGATCGAGCCCGCGCGCTCGGCGACCTCGGCGGCCGCGGGCTGCGGGGTGGTGACGACCAGGATTTCCGCGTTCGGGATGAGCTGGGCGATGGAGATGGCGACATCGCCGGTGCCCGGCGGCAGGTCGAGCAGCAGGATGTCCAGGTCGCCCCAGAAGACATCGGCGAGGAACTGCTGCAGAGCGCGGTGCAACATCGGGCCGCGCCACACCACGGGCGTATTGCCCTGGGTGAACATGGCGATCGAGATGACCTTCACGTCATGCGCGACCGGCGGCATGATCATGCGTTCGACCTGGGTGGGCCGGGCGTCGGTGCCGAGCATGCGGGGCACCGAGTGGCCGTAGATGTCGGCGTCGAGCACGCCGACGGACAAGCCGCGCGCGGCCATGGCGGCCGCGAGATTGACCGTGACGCTGGATTTTCCGACGCCGCCCTTACCGGAGGCGACCGCGTACACGCGGGTCAGCGAACCGGGCTGGGCGAACGGGATGACCGGATCGGCGGAATCGCCGCGCAGCTGTTTGCGCAGGTTGGTGCGCTGCTCGTCGTCCATCACGTCGAGTTCGACGGTGACCGCGCCGACGCCGGGCACGTCGGCCACCGCCTTGCTGACCCGCTGGGTGATCTCGGTCCGCAGCGGGCAGCCCGCCGTGGTCAAGTAGACCTCGACATGGACATTGCTGTCGGCATCGATCGCAACGCTTTTCACCATGCCCAGTTCGGTGATCGGCTTGCGGATCTCCGGGTCGTCGACCTTTGCGAGGGCGCCCCGCACGTCCGCTTCCGTAAACACTGGCATAACCGTGAATTCTAGGCGGCGCGAGCTCGGTGCCCGGAGGAGGTAGCGTGATCCGAGCGGGCCGGCTCAGATTTTCGGCAGCTCCGCGGGCCGCGGCGCGACGCCGGTGTTGTAGGAATTGGCCCACGCCATGACGTTGGCCACATACGCCATGGAGTTGTTGTAGCGCAGAATGGCGCGCGTCTGCTGGCCCAGATCGCGCATGTTCAGGCCACCCGAGCAGAGGTACTTGCCGGCGGTCAGCGCCGCGTCGAAGAGGTTCTGCGGGTCGGCGATGCCGTCGTTGTTGCCGTCGGCGGCGTAGCGCTTCCAGGTCTCGGGCAGGAACTGCATCGGGCCGATGGCGCGGTCGTAGCCGCCGAGCCCGTCGAGTTCGCCGCCGTCGCTGTCGTGGATGACGTTGTTGCCGTACAGGCTGCCGTCGAGCACCGGGCCGTAGACGGGGCTGAGCGGATTGCCCGCGTTGTCGGCCTTGCCGCCGAAGGCGTGCGTGGATTCGACGCGGCCGATGCCGGCCAGCATGGTCCAGGACATATCGCAGGTCGGATTCTCCGCGTGCAGGATCTGCTCCGCGTTCTGATAGGCCGCGACGGCGACACCGGGGATACCGGACTGCGGCGGCAGCGTGGCCTTTTCCCGATCAGCCGGCAGGGCAAGGGTTTTGACGACCGGCGGCGTGCGGTGCCCCTGCTTGGCCACCGCGTGCGTCTGCTCGGCCGGATCCGGCTCCGCGGGTTTGGCGGCCAGCGGGTCCAGCTCGCCCTCGGAGAACTGCTGGATGGATGCGATTTCGCCGGTGTCCAGTTCGGAGGTCGCCCCGACGGCCATGAGGCCGGCGGGAACCAAGCCGGTCAGTGCGAGAACGGAGCTGCGCCTGACGGTCGCAGGCGATTGCTTACGGTGACGCCCCACTTGCGGTGATCCTCCTGCAGCGACGAGCTGTTGTGGACCTCAGAAGGTTACCGCATTCGAGACCTTTTTGTTACCCCTTCGTGACCTGTGTTTATGTTTGAAATCAGGCCGGAGGCAATGGGATAACAATGTTGAACGGAAGCGTGATCGCGGGCGGCGGGACCGGCGCGGGCTCGGCGGGAGCCTCGGCCGGCGGGGGTAGCTCGGGTTCCGGCGTCTTCGCCACCTCGGGTGGCCGCGGTGCGGCAGGGGCGGCGGGTGCGGCCTGCTCGGCGGGCTGCGGGAGCGTGCACACCGGCTGCTTCGGTTCGGTGTCGCCCGGTTCGATGGTCCCCGGTTCGGCCGCGCCGTAGGTCTGCGGCGCGTTGGGGTTGACCGCCGCGTCGAGCGGGCGGGCCATCGGAGCCGGAACCGCCTGCACGGCGCACGGATCGGCCGGCGGCGGGACCGGAGGCGGGCAGAAGATGCCGCACGGGATCGGCGGCAGGCCCGGGATGGTGATCATCACTTCGGTCGGCGTCGGCGCGGCGGGAACTGCGCGGTTTTCCGTCGGCCGCTGCTGCTCGGGGGTGGCCGGCGGTTTGGTGTTGGCCGCCACCATGTCCGGGCCCGCCTGGATCGGCGCGGTGCCGGGTGCGATCAACTCGGGGGAGATGGCGACCTGGGCCGGGGTGCCGCCGGTGCGGTAGGCCGAGGACCAGCTCAGCACATTGGCCGCGTAGGACATCGAGTTGTTGTAGCGCAGCACCGCACGTAGTTCCTGTTGCGGGTCACGCAGATTCATATTGCCCGAGCACAGGTACTTGCCCGCCGCCAGCGCGGCGTCGAAGACATTGTGCGGATCGGACACGCCGTCGCCGTTGCCGTCGGCGGCGTACTGGCTCCAGGTTCCGGGCAGGAACTGCATCGGTCCGAGCGCACGCACGTAGCCGCCGTCGGCGGCCTTGATGATCTCGTTGCCGGGCAGTGTCCCGTCCAGGGCGGGACCGAAGATCGGCGTGACCGTGGTCCCGGCGGCGTCGGTGCGGCCGCTGCTGGCGTGGCCGGATTCGATGCGGCCGATACCGGCCAGCAGGTTCCAGGACACACCGCAGCCAGGCGCCGAGGATTCCAGTGCCAGTTCGGCATTGCGGTAGGCCGCGAGCACGATTTCCGGAATGCCCAGTGCCCCACCGGTGGCGGGCAGGGCGATGTCGCGCAGCGGGACCAGGCCGGCGAACGGCGCCGCGCCGTCGGTCGGCGGGGTCATTGCTGTCAGTTTGCGGGGAGTTTCCGGGGCGACCGGGAGCAGGCCAACCGTCCGGGACAGTTGCGCCTCGTCCGTCATGGCTGCGGTGTTGCCGGTGCCCTTGGACGCGGCCAGCAATGCCTCCGGCGCCGTGGCCGGCGCGGTATCGGTGCTGGAATGAGTTGTTGATCCGGTGGCGACGAGACCCGCGACGACCAGGGCCGACATGGTTATTGGGGCAGATATTCGCATTCGGCCACACCAATCCTCTACGTCGGTGGGAGCGAGGCCGGCCATCCCCTGCCCGCTCGCCCCTCAGGACAACGCTGTCCAGGTTACCCATGGGTCAGGTGATTCAGTGCACATTTCCGGTCAATCGTCAGCAACTGAAGGCGAAATCGGTCCCTGTGCCTGCTTCCGCCCGGATGTTTTCTTGCGGCGTGTCTTCGGGTCGTCGCCGCCCGTGCCGACGGCGGCCGCCTCGATCCGATCCAGCACCGCACGCATCTCCTCGAGTTCGCGGCGCAGATAGTCGCGGGTGGCGACATCGCCGACCGCGATCCGCAGCGACGCGAGCTCGCGGGCCAGGAATTCGGTGTCGGCTTTGGTCTGTGCCGCGCGAGTCCGGTCCTCCTCCAAGGAGACTCGGTCGCGGTTGTCCTGGCGGTTCTGGGCCAGCAGGATCAGCGGCGCGGCGTAGGCGGCCTGGGTGGAGAACGCCAGGTTCAGCAGGATGAACGGGTACGGATCCCAACGCAGGGACACCGCGAAGACATTGAGCAGGATCCAGACGATGACCAGTATCGTCTGGATCGCCAGGTACCTTCCGGTGCCCAGGAATCGGGCCACCCGCTCGCTGCTGCGCGCCAAAGCCTCGGCGTCCCAATCGAATCGGAAACGCGACTCCATGGGCGTTTCCAGACGCTGTCTCGCGGAGGTCTTCTCGCTCACCCGCTTCTCACTCATGGACGCGCACCTCCCCGATCGCCTGTTCCTGTTCGCGCCAGTCCTCGGGCAGCAGGTGGTCGAGCACGTCGTCGACGCTGACCGCGCCGAGCAGATGGTTCTCCGCGTCCACCACCGGACCGCAGACCAGGTTGTAGGTGGCGAAGTAGCGGGTCACCGCGGCCAGCGGTACCTCGGGACGCAGCGGCGTCAGATCGGAGTCGAGTATCCCGCCGACCAGATGCGCTGGAGGTTCGCGCAGCAGCTGCTGGATGTGTACACACCCCAGATAGCGGCCGGTCGGCGTGGCGGTGGGCGGGCGGACCACGAACACCATGGACGCCAGCGCGGGCGTCAGATCCGGGTTGCGCACGCGGGCAAGAGCTTCGGCGACGGTGGTCGCCGGGGTCAGGATGATCGGCTTCGGGGTCATCAGACCACCGGCGGTATCGGGGGAGTGCTCGAGCAGCCGGCGGACCGGTTCGGATTCCTCCGGATCCATCAGCGCGAGCAGCGATTCGCGTTCGCCGGTGGACAGTTCGCCCAGCAGGTCGGCGGCGTCGTCGGGGTCCATCGCCTCGAGCACGTCGGCGGCGCGGCCCGCTTCGAGGTGGCCGAGCAGGTCGATCTGGTCGTCGTCGGGAAGTTCCTGCACCACATCGGCGAGTCGTTCGTCGTCGAGGGCCTCGGCGACTTCGATGCGGCGCTTCTCGGGTAGCTCGCGCAGCAGATGCGCGACATCGGGGGCGCGCATGCCGTCGAACTGAGCGAGCAACTGGGTGACATCCTGACCGGGCCGGCCGACTTCGTACGGGGTGAGTCCGCTCACGCGCGACCAGTCGACCACGTGCACGGTGCGCCGGCGGCCGATACGCCGATGCCCGCGGACCGCCACCCGCGCCACCAGCCAGTCCCTGGTCCGGGACTGTTCGATGGCGAGATCCACGACGAACACGTCGACTCCGGCGAGGTCCGGCAGGTCGGGGTCGTCCACGCGGACCGCCGAATCCACGATCTGCGCGAGAGCGAGGAGTTCCCCGGCGCGCTGAGCGAATCGCCGCAGGCTGACCGTGCCGGTATTGAGTGTCACCGCACCGGGTTCGATGCCGGTGACGCGCAGCATCGGCACGAAAATCCTGCGGCGGGTGGGCAATTCGACGACCAGGCCGTGCACCCTGGGCTGTTGCCGGTCGTATCGGATGGCGACGACGACGTCCCGGATGCGGCCGATAGACTCGCCGTCCGGTCCCAGCACCACCAAGCCGGCCAGCCTCGCGACGTACACCCTGGTTGCTGCCATGCTAGCCAGGCTAAGGGTTCGTGGGCGTGTCTCGTACCACGCCACGATTCCCGGAAGGAGATCTATGCAGCCGCGCCGTTCCGTCCTCGCCGTTCCGGGCAGCAACCCGAAGATGATCGAGAAAGCCAAAGGGCTGCCGGTCGACGAGGTGTTTCTCGACTTGGAGGACGCGGTCGCCCCCGTCGCCAAGGCGCAGGCCCGCGCCAATATCGTGGCCGCGCTCAATGATTCGGGCTGGGGTTCGCAACTGAAGGTGGTCCGGGTCAACGACTGGACCACGCAGTGGACCTACGCGGATGTGATCACCGTCATCGAAGGCGCGGGCGCGGAGATCGACGCGATCCTGCTGCCGAAGGTCACCGACGCGGGTCAGGTCCGCGCGCTGGACCTGCTGCTGACCCAGCTGGAGCTGGCCCAGGAGCTCGAGGTGGGCCGGATCGGCATCGAGCCGCAGCTGGAGAACGCCATGGGGTTGCGCAATATCGATGCGATCGCCACTGCCAGCCCGCGGGTGCGGGCGCTGGTCTTCGGTCCGGCGGATTTCATGGCCAGTATCAATATGCGCACCCTGGTCGTCGGCGAACAGCCCGAGGGTTACGACACCGGCGATGCCTACCATCACATCCTGATGACGATCTTGCTGGCCGCCCGCGCACACGGCTTGCAGGCCATCGACGGGCCGTATTTGCAGATCCGTGATATCGAGGGCTTCAAGCGGGCCGCGGCACGCACCGCCGCGCTGGGCTTCGACGGCAAGTGGGTGCTGCATCCCGGTCAGATCGACGCCTGCAACGAGATCTTCAGCCCCCGCCAGGCCGACTACGACCGGGCCGAGGAAATCCTGGACGCCTACGCCTTCCACACCTCGGCAGAGGGCGGCGCCCGCGGCGCGGTCATGCTCGGCGACGAAATGATCGATGAGGCCAGTGCGAAGATGGCACAGGTGATCGCCGAGAAGGGCCGCGCAGCTGGTATGACGCGTTCCACGTGAGAAAATAGCGATATGACGAATCCCTTGGGGAACGCGAACCGCCGTGGTCAAGGCTTGCCGACGCCGCCGTCGGGCTGGCCGGTCGGCTCCTATCCGACCTATGCCGAGGCGCAGAAGGCGGTGGACTATCTCGCCGACAACAATTTCTCGGTGCAGGACGTGACCATCGTCGGTGTCGACCTGATGCAGGTGGAGCGGGTGCTGTACCGGTTGACCTGGGGCAAGGTGATCGGTGGCGGTATCGCCTCGGGCGCCTGGCTGGGTCTGTTCATCGGCCTGCTGCTGAGCCTGTTCACGCCCGACGACAAGAGTTCGCTGGCACCGCTGGCGGTCGGCCTGATCGGCGGCATCATCTTCGGCCTGATCACCACGGCGATTCCGTACGCCGCGACCAAGGGCCAGCGCGATTTCGCCTCCACCATGCAACTGGTGGCGGGCCGCTACGACGTGCTGTGCGACCCGAAGTCGGCCGAGCAGGCCCGCGACATGCTGGCGCGACTGGCCATTTGAGCATGGACGTGGTGCAGAAGGTCCGCACCGGGGTGCTCGAACACTTCGGGGTGGCCGCGAGCGGAGTGGACTCGGCCTCGGTGACGTTCCTGGGCCTGGAGCCGATCGAGATCCTGCGGATCGTGGACGGCGACCAGGTTCATTACGCGACGCTGGGTGGATCTCGTACGCCGATGGGCGACCCGGGCGATGTGCTGGCCGATCCGGTGCGCGGCCCGCGCGCCGAACTGGTGCTGACTCTGCGCTCGGGCACCGGCGCGGCGTCCGGCCTGGCCCGATCCCTCGGTGTGCTGGCCGCCACGCCCGCGGTGGAAGGCGTTGTGCTGCAACCGGACGCGCTGCTCGATCTGGGTGAGCCGCTGTGGGTGAACGCCCCGTTCACCGCGGTGTTACTGGGCGACAGCGAGATTCCCGAGGTGGTGCTGCCCGACCCGGCCGAACCCGTGCGCTATCTGACGGTCACTCCGGTCACCGCGACCGAAGCCGCCTGGGTGCGGGTGCGCGGGGCGCAAGCTCTGCGTGACGCGTGGACCGAGGCCGGGATCGATGTGCGTGATCCCGCGAGAGGCGCTGCGTCGCTCTAGGTTTCACAGGTCGCCATAGCTTTCACAGCCAGTTGCGGCGGCGGAAGTTGACGTAGAGCACGAGGCAACCGCCGACGATGACGCTCCAGACCACCGGATAGCCCCACGGCTGATGCAGTTCCGGCATGAAGTCGAAGTTCATGCCGTAGATGCCCGCGACCATGGTGGGCCACGCCGCCATCGCCACCCACGCGGAGATCTTGCGCATATCGGTGTTCTGCTGCACGCCGATCTTGGCCAAGGCGGCGGAGACGAGTTCGCTCAGCGACTCGTCGTAGTCGGCGATGCGATCGTTGACGGCGGTGTGGTGGTCGGCCACGTCGCGCATGTAGCGGCGAATCTCCTTGGGCAACGGCGTATCCGGGCTCTGGCTGAGCACATGCAGCGGAATCTGCAAGGGCGCGACCGCGCGCCGCAGCTCCACCACCTCGCGCTTGAGCTGGTAGATCGCCTCGATGGTGACGAGATTGTTCGGGGTGAAGACTTGCTCCTCCATCTCGTCGATATCGTTCTCGACGGCCTCGGACACGTCGATATAGGAATCGACGATGTGGTCGGCCACGGCGTGCAGCACCGAACCCGGGCCGAGGGCGAGCAGTTCCGGTTGGGCCTCCAACGCGCTACGCACGCCGGTCAATTCGCCGTGGTCACCGTGGCGCACAGTGACCACGAAATCCGCACCGGTGAACACCATGATCTCGCCGGTTTCCACGATCTCGCTGACCGAGTTCATCTCGTGCGGTACGTAGAGCACGGTGCGCATCACCAGGAACAAGGTGTCGTCGTAGCGCTCGAGCTTGGGCCGCTGTCGGGCGTGCACCGCGTCCTCGACGGCCAGCGGATGCAGATCGAAAGTGGCCGCGATATCGGCCATTTGGGCCGCGTCGGGCTTGTGCAGGCCGATCCAGACGAAACCGGTGCCCCGGGAGCGCACCTCGGCGATGGCCTGCTTGTGGCCGTAGTGGCCGGGTAGCCGTTTACCGTCGACGTAGACCCCGCAGTCGACCACGGCGCGCGCGGTGGGCACCGGGATATACGGCAGCGGCGCACTCGCGCGCGAGGGAGTCCGGAACGACGGTAGCGGGGGAATCGACGGCACGATTCCGATGCTACGTCGGCGCTAGCCGCAGACCGATGAGCACCGAACCCCGCCGCGCACGAGCCCAGCGGTCGCCACCCGCCGAATCACCGCGAGATGCTGTAACTATTGATGACGTGCGCATAGATCTCCACACCCATTCGAACGCCTCCGACGGCACCGACACCCCCGCCGAACTAGTGCGCAATGCCGCGGCGGCGGGCCTCGACGTCGTGGCGATCACCGATCACGACACCACCTCCGGGTGGGCCGAGGCGGTCGATGCGCTCCCGGCGGGCCTGACGCTGGTGCGCGGGATGGAGATGTCGTGCGTGGGCCTCGGCGAGGACGGCTGGCCGGTCCCGGTGCACCTCCTGGCCTATCTGTTCGACCCGGCCGACAGCAGTTTCGCAGAGGAACGCGAACGGTTGCGCGCCGAACGCGTAGACCGGTTGCGCGCCATGGCCGAGCGAATGGCCGCCGACGGGCTGCCCGTCGATCCGGACGCGGTGCTGGCCTCGGCCGGTCCGTCGGCCGGGCGTCCGCACCTGGCGCGGGCGCTCGTCGCCGCCGGTGTGGTGCCGACAGTGGACGCCGCGTTCGTCGACCTGCTCGCCCCGCACGGCCGCTACTACGCCGAGAAGGCCGATACCCCGCTGCGACGTGCGGTGGAGATGATCGCCGCGGCAGGCGGGGTGAGCGTGCTGGCGCACGCGCGGGCCCGCAAGCGCGGCCGCATGCTGGCCCTCGACGATATCCGTGACCTGTCCACTCGCGGCCTGGGCGGACTGGAGATCGATCATCCCGATCACAGCGCCGCGGACCGGCGGATCCTGAGCGAGCTGGCCACGGAATTGGGTTTGCTCACGACCGGCTCGTCGGACTACCACGGCGCCAACAAGACCATCCGCCTCGGCGAGTTCACCACCGACCCGGCGCAATTCGAGGTTCTCGTCGGGAAGGCAAGCGGGGTGCCGGTGATAGCTCGATGAAGGTGTTGCGCGGGTTCAGCGGGCTGGTCGCCGCGGGCACCTTCGTGCTGGCGCTGGTAGTGGTCGCCGCCGCGTTCATGGGTGCCCGGCGCGGATTTCCCGGTCCGGGTGGGGAATCCGTCGCCTGGCATGTGGCAACTTCGATCCTCGCCATTTCCGCACAAATTTTCGCGGACCGGCGGCGGGGTTTTGCCGCGTTTTCCGGATCGATGGTTGTTTTCGTGGCCTCCGGATTATTGCTGTGGACGCAGTGGTGGAGCTGATAAAAGCGCAATAGTTATCAGCTCCGGTTGCGGCTCGATGAATTGTGGCCGAATATTCCTTCTGTGAGTTCGATCGAGACGGACGTACTGGTTCTCGGCGGTGGCCCCGCCGGAGCCTGGGCCGCCGTCTCGGCCGCCACGGCCGGAGCCCGCGTCGTGCTGGTCGACAAGGGGCGCTGCGCGACCGGCGGTCCGGCTGTTCCGGGTGGGGAGACGCTGTGGCACGTTCCGCCCGGTCCCGCGCGGGACGAGGCGGTCCGGCACGCCTATCGGCAGGGCGGCGGCCTGGGCGATCCGGACTTGATGCACCGCGTACTGGACGAGACGCACCGCCAGGTCGGTCAACTGCGGCGCCGCGGACGATTCCCCGGCGAACTCGGCGGCGTGCGGGTCGTCCTGGACGAGCCGGGCTACCTGCGCAGACTGCGCCGGCGGCTCTGGGAAGCCGGAGTGCGGGTCCTGGACCATCATCCGGCCGTGCAGTTGCTCGTCGATCGGGACGGTGTGGTCGGCGGCGCCACCGGGCTGCGGCGCGGCCATCGGTATCAGAGTTGGACCGTGCGTGCCGGAGCCGTGGTGGTGGCGACC from Nocardia goodfellowii carries:
- a CDS encoding putative RNA methyltransferase, coding for MSPARRVLAELAGLLACPECGLALTPQDRSLRCGQGHSFDLAKQGYVSLLTGASTKMTGDTPAMLDARAAFQGGGHFAPIADAVAAALAPAAEPAAVVLEIGAGTGYYLARALDAAPAARGIALDVAKAAARRSARAHPRAAAILADAWRGLPLRDDTTHRVVSVFAPRNPAEVARVLRADGRFVVATPTARHLGELVGPLGMVTVDPDKDRRLGESMAGHFELLERVVVDYPMKLDRADVAHVVGMGPSAFHDDSRDLTALPESLEVTASVSVSTYRPAQRLRASS
- a CDS encoding DUF3117 domain-containing protein; its protein translation is MAAMKPRTGDGPLEATKEGRGIVMRVPLEGGGRLVVELTPDEAAALGDELKSVTS
- a CDS encoding DNA-3-methyladenine glycosylase I, whose translation is MSVELAPDGRFRCPWAEGSTLYREYHDHEWGKPVRGDDALFERLSLEAFQSGLSWITILRKRPAFRAAFAGFEIARVARFGDADIARLMADEGIVRNRLKIDAVIANARVAGDLDIGLDELLWSFAPAPRPRPRSVADVPAITAESVALAKELKRRGFRFVGPTTAYALMQATGMVDDHLADCWVKRDVPDSGPVVTFRTQVSVHNGDREE
- a CDS encoding Mrp/NBP35 family ATP-binding protein; amino-acid sequence: MPVFTEADVRGALAKVDDPEIRKPITELGMVKSVAIDADSNVHVEVYLTTAGCPLRTEITQRVSKAVADVPGVGAVTVELDVMDDEQRTNLRKQLRGDSADPVIPFAQPGSLTRVYAVASGKGGVGKSSVTVNLAAAMAARGLSVGVLDADIYGHSVPRMLGTDARPTQVERMIMPPVAHDVKVISIAMFTQGNTPVVWRGPMLHRALQQFLADVFWGDLDILLLDLPPGTGDVAISIAQLIPNAEILVVTTPQPAAAEVAERAGSIALQTRQRIAGVVENMSWMDLPDGSRMDLYGSGGGQIVADNLTRAVGASVPLLGQIPIEQELREAGDEGTPIVLRNPESPAAKALLEVADKLAVRRRGLAGMSLGIDTTRHL
- a CDS encoding lytic transglycosylase domain-containing protein, translated to MGRHRKQSPATVRRSSVLALTGLVPAGLMAVGATSELDTGEIASIQQFSEGELDPLAAKPAEPDPAEQTHAVAKQGHRTPPVVKTLALPADREKATLPPQSGIPGVAVAAYQNAEQILHAENPTCDMSWTMLAGIGRVESTHAFGGKADNAGNPLSPVYGPVLDGSLYGNNVIHDSDGGELDGLGGYDRAIGPMQFLPETWKRYAADGNNDGIADPQNLFDAALTAGKYLCSGGLNMRDLGQQTRAILRYNNSMAYVANVMAWANSYNTGVAPRPAELPKI
- a CDS encoding lytic transglycosylase domain-containing protein, which produces MSALVVAGLVATGSTTHSSTDTAPATAPEALLAASKGTGNTAAMTDEAQLSRTVGLLPVAPETPRKLTAMTPPTDGAAPFAGLVPLRDIALPATGGALGIPEIVLAAYRNAELALESSAPGCGVSWNLLAGIGRIESGHASSGRTDAAGTTVTPIFGPALDGTLPGNEIIKAADGGYVRALGPMQFLPGTWSQYAADGNGDGVSDPHNVFDAALAAGKYLCSGNMNLRDPQQELRAVLRYNNSMSYAANVLSWSSAYRTGGTPAQVAISPELIAPGTAPIQAGPDMVAANTKPPATPEQQRPTENRAVPAAPTPTEVMITIPGLPPIPCGIFCPPPVPPPADPCAVQAVPAPMARPLDAAVNPNAPQTYGAAEPGTIEPGDTEPKQPVCTLPQPAEQAAPAAPAAPRPPEVAKTPEPELPPPAEAPAEPAPVPPPAITLPFNIVIPLPPA
- a CDS encoding DUF1003 domain-containing protein produces the protein MSEKRVSEKTSARQRLETPMESRFRFDWDAEALARSSERVARFLGTGRYLAIQTILVIVWILLNVFAVSLRWDPYPFILLNLAFSTQAAYAAPLILLAQNRQDNRDRVSLEEDRTRAAQTKADTEFLARELASLRIAVGDVATRDYLRRELEEMRAVLDRIEAAAVGTGGDDPKTRRKKTSGRKQAQGPISPSVADD
- a CDS encoding magnesium transporter MgtE N-terminal domain-containing protein is translated as MAATRVYVARLAGLVVLGPDGESIGRIRDVVVAIRYDRQQPRVHGLVVELPTRRRIFVPMLRVTGIEPGAVTLNTGTVSLRRFAQRAGELLALAQIVDSAVRVDDPDLPDLAGVDVFVVDLAIEQSRTRDWLVARVAVRGHRRIGRRRTVHVVDWSRVSGLTPYEVGRPGQDVTQLLAQFDGMRAPDVAHLLRELPEKRRIEVAEALDDERLADVVQELPDDDQIDLLGHLEAGRAADVLEAMDPDDAADLLGELSTGERESLLALMDPEESEPVRRLLEHSPDTAGGLMTPKPIILTPATTVAEALARVRNPDLTPALASMVFVVRPPTATPTGRYLGCVHIQQLLREPPAHLVGGILDSDLTPLRPEVPLAAVTRYFATYNLVCGPVVDAENHLLGAVSVDDVLDHLLPEDWREQEQAIGEVRVHE
- a CDS encoding HpcH/HpaI aldolase/citrate lyase family protein; its protein translation is MQPRRSVLAVPGSNPKMIEKAKGLPVDEVFLDLEDAVAPVAKAQARANIVAALNDSGWGSQLKVVRVNDWTTQWTYADVITVIEGAGAEIDAILLPKVTDAGQVRALDLLLTQLELAQELEVGRIGIEPQLENAMGLRNIDAIATASPRVRALVFGPADFMASINMRTLVVGEQPEGYDTGDAYHHILMTILLAARAHGLQAIDGPYLQIRDIEGFKRAAARTAALGFDGKWVLHPGQIDACNEIFSPRQADYDRAEEILDAYAFHTSAEGGARGAVMLGDEMIDEASAKMAQVIAEKGRAAGMTRST